In one Brevibacillus composti genomic region, the following are encoded:
- a CDS encoding phospho-sugar mutase, with protein MLTWRERYQHWLNRAEMDREVKQQLLAWKDNEALLEDCFYRDLDFGTGGIRGEIGPGPNRINRYTIRKVVEGYARYLLDRHAAARNSGVVIAYDTRYKSGDFAWEAACLLGKHGFRVYLFDRACPTPLLSYAVRMKKAAGGIMFTASHNPPAYNGCKLYGADGGQLTPAIADRITQKIRKIEDEWSLSVLDEASLRESGRLTLICEDVLQSYLSCLQAVRLRPNEKAASDRLEAAPNASPPLSIVFTPLHGTALETMQRTWAACGYPQPTIVSEQADPDPAFSQASSLNPEEVDAFSLAMRYGRQVHADLLLATDPDADRLGVAVLDSEDHYQVLSGNQLGVLLLDHILSVKAEDGTLPTNGAVLKTIVSTELARAIADAYGVATIDTLTGFKYIGEKMSAYAESGVYQFLFGFEESNGYVIGDFVRDKDGIQAAIWTADMCARWKANGKTLHQRLLELYAVYGFYQEELVSLEQKGKTGVSRIAALLDHFRHNAYPDFAGEEVAKKEDYRQGTCQDFVQRRTYPLALPLSNVLKYTLADGSWFCLRHSGTEPKMKCYFGVKGSSLEESNRKLARLKQEVLSLTDRLLSESQSAAGEA; from the coding sequence ATGCTAACCTGGAGGGAACGCTACCAGCATTGGCTCAATCGAGCGGAAATGGATCGAGAGGTGAAGCAGCAGCTCCTGGCGTGGAAGGATAACGAGGCTTTGCTGGAGGACTGTTTTTATCGAGATTTGGACTTCGGCACCGGAGGGATTCGCGGTGAAATCGGACCCGGCCCAAACCGAATCAATCGCTACACCATTCGCAAGGTTGTCGAGGGATATGCCCGCTATTTGCTGGATCGTCACGCGGCTGCGCGAAACAGCGGCGTCGTGATTGCCTACGATACGCGCTACAAATCCGGCGATTTTGCCTGGGAAGCCGCCTGTTTATTGGGCAAGCACGGCTTTCGCGTGTACCTGTTTGACCGCGCCTGCCCCACACCGCTGCTCTCCTACGCTGTCCGGATGAAAAAGGCAGCAGGTGGGATCATGTTTACCGCGAGCCACAACCCCCCCGCGTACAATGGATGCAAGCTGTATGGCGCGGACGGCGGCCAATTGACGCCTGCCATAGCCGACCGGATTACACAGAAGATCCGTAAAATCGAGGATGAATGGTCGCTTTCCGTGCTCGATGAGGCTTCGCTGCGAGAGAGCGGGCGATTGACGCTGATCTGCGAAGACGTCCTGCAATCGTATTTGTCCTGCCTGCAAGCAGTCCGGTTGCGGCCGAATGAAAAGGCGGCGTCAGACAGACTTGAAGCCGCCCCGAATGCCAGCCCCCCGTTGTCGATCGTATTTACCCCCTTGCACGGCACTGCCCTGGAAACCATGCAGCGTACATGGGCCGCATGCGGCTACCCGCAGCCGACCATCGTCAGCGAGCAAGCCGATCCTGACCCTGCTTTCTCGCAAGCCTCCTCTCTCAATCCCGAGGAAGTCGATGCCTTTTCGCTGGCGATGCGCTACGGCCGGCAGGTGCACGCCGATTTGTTGCTGGCGACAGATCCGGACGCGGACCGACTGGGTGTCGCCGTATTGGATTCGGAAGATCATTACCAAGTGCTGTCCGGCAATCAGCTTGGTGTGTTGTTGCTCGACCATATCCTTTCCGTGAAAGCCGAGGATGGCACGCTTCCCACGAATGGCGCAGTGCTGAAAACGATCGTCAGCACGGAGCTGGCGCGAGCGATCGCAGACGCATACGGAGTTGCCACGATCGACACCCTGACCGGCTTTAAATACATCGGGGAAAAAATGAGCGCGTATGCAGAGTCGGGCGTATATCAATTTCTCTTTGGTTTCGAAGAGAGCAACGGGTATGTGATCGGCGATTTTGTCCGGGATAAAGACGGCATCCAGGCCGCCATTTGGACGGCTGACATGTGCGCACGCTGGAAGGCGAATGGCAAAACCTTGCATCAGAGGCTTTTGGAGCTCTACGCCGTCTATGGATTCTATCAGGAAGAGCTGGTCTCTCTGGAGCAAAAGGGAAAAACGGGAGTCAGTCGGATCGCCGCCCTCCTCGATCATTTTCGCCACAACGCGTATCCCGATTTCGCCGGTGAAGAGGTGGCGAAAAAGGAAGATTATCGGCAGGGAACCTGTCAGGACTTCGTCCAGCGTCGTACCTACCCTCTCGCCCTGCCACTGTCCAATGTGTTGAAATATACGCTCGCGGACGGCTCCTGGTTTTGTCTGCGGCACTCAGGGACCGAACCCAAAATGAAATGCTATTTTGGCGTGAAAGGCTCGTCTTTGGAGGAGAGCAACCGCAAGCTGGCGCGGTTGAAGCAAGAGGTCCTGTCGCTTACCGACCGCTTGCTGTCCGAGTCACAGTCTGCCGCAGGGGAGGCGTAG
- a CDS encoding phosphomannose isomerase type II C-terminal cupin domain, producing MFEERRWGSYRVLDYQTLDDGSEFLTKRLRIRAGKNLSYQYHMQRSEIWTVIVGRGELVLDGRFIPMKPGDVAHIPVGAKHAIRAVTELEIVEVQLGTRLIEEDIVRLFFSWEELLRSLSE from the coding sequence ATGTTTGAAGAGAGGCGGTGGGGATCTTATCGGGTGCTGGATTATCAGACATTGGACGACGGGAGCGAATTTTTGACCAAGCGCCTGCGGATACGGGCGGGGAAGAATCTCAGCTATCAGTACCACATGCAGCGAAGCGAGATATGGACCGTGATCGTCGGCAGAGGGGAGCTGGTGCTCGATGGCCGGTTCATTCCGATGAAGCCGGGTGATGTCGCCCACATTCCGGTTGGGGCAAAGCATGCCATCCGGGCCGTCACTGAGCTGGAGATTGTCGAGGTACAGCTCGGTACCAGGCTGATCGAGGAAGACATCGTCCGTCTGTTTTTCTCCTGGGAGGAGCTGCTCCGCTCGCTCTCCGAATGA
- a CDS encoding amidohydrolase — protein sequence MFAKKAASALLLASLLVPSIGHAAPAASGKSSVQPADLILQNGAVYTVDRNRNWAEAVVVKGDTIVFVGSTEDAKAYAGEKTKVVDLKGKMVLPGFIDSHTHASKTTGMIYTVDLFDLGSIEKYVEAVKQFAEKYPSEKAIQGRGWTNSAATGIGPRKEALDAISKDVPIALTSDDGHSLWVNSKALEIAGIGNDTPNPEGGLIERDPETGEASGTLREKAMDLVLKQIPGLSVEQYMNGILEYQKLAAERGVTTARDPDMLRYPNVLEAYQKLSEQDKLTVRFRNAFTADPEKGPEQVNDFIKLREANKGPHFQVNAVKIFMDGVVEGGTGYLEEPYKHKDTHGQLIWTPEAYKKTAAAADKAGFQLHVHSIGDAATRITLDGFEYAEKENGKRDARPSVVHLQLVNPKDIERFKKLGAVGIPQPYWFLKEPGFFEEIEVPYLGRERAEQEYPMKSLINAGVIMASGSDYIVTQEFNPLHGIQQGVTRIEEGKTDFKDIANPSERATLADMIASFTIDGAYSTYVEDITGSIEAGKRADLVVLDKNLFTIPASEINKTEILWTLFEGKEVYRSENFK from the coding sequence ATGTTTGCAAAGAAAGCGGCAAGCGCTCTGTTGCTTGCCTCATTGCTGGTGCCGTCCATCGGACATGCCGCGCCGGCTGCATCAGGCAAGTCATCGGTTCAACCCGCGGATTTGATCCTGCAGAACGGGGCTGTCTACACGGTTGACCGCAACCGCAACTGGGCGGAGGCCGTCGTGGTCAAAGGGGATACCATTGTGTTCGTCGGGTCTACCGAGGACGCCAAGGCCTACGCCGGAGAAAAGACCAAAGTCGTCGATTTGAAAGGAAAAATGGTGTTGCCCGGCTTCATCGACAGTCATACCCATGCCAGCAAGACCACCGGTATGATCTATACCGTCGATCTGTTTGATCTGGGATCGATCGAGAAATACGTAGAAGCCGTGAAACAATTCGCGGAAAAATACCCGAGTGAAAAGGCAATCCAGGGACGCGGCTGGACTAACTCGGCAGCCACGGGGATCGGTCCTCGCAAGGAGGCGCTCGATGCGATTTCCAAGGATGTCCCGATCGCGCTCACCTCGGATGACGGCCACTCCCTCTGGGTGAACTCGAAAGCGCTGGAAATTGCGGGCATCGGCAATGATACGCCCAATCCCGAGGGCGGTCTGATCGAACGCGATCCGGAAACAGGAGAGGCTTCCGGAACCCTGCGTGAAAAAGCAATGGATCTGGTGCTGAAACAAATCCCGGGGTTGTCCGTGGAGCAATACATGAACGGCATTCTCGAATATCAGAAGCTGGCCGCCGAGAGAGGCGTGACGACAGCACGCGACCCGGACATGCTTCGCTATCCGAATGTGCTGGAAGCGTATCAAAAACTGTCCGAGCAGGACAAACTGACCGTCCGTTTCCGTAATGCATTTACCGCCGATCCGGAAAAAGGGCCGGAACAAGTGAACGATTTCATCAAACTGCGGGAAGCAAACAAAGGTCCCCATTTTCAGGTGAACGCTGTGAAAATTTTTATGGACGGCGTGGTGGAAGGCGGAACCGGTTATCTGGAAGAGCCATACAAGCATAAGGACACCCATGGCCAACTGATCTGGACGCCCGAAGCCTATAAGAAAACTGCCGCTGCTGCGGACAAGGCCGGCTTCCAGCTCCACGTCCACTCGATTGGGGACGCAGCGACGAGAATCACACTGGATGGGTTTGAGTATGCGGAAAAAGAAAACGGCAAGCGTGACGCGCGTCCGTCGGTCGTGCATTTGCAGCTGGTGAATCCCAAAGATATTGAGCGCTTCAAAAAGCTGGGGGCGGTGGGGATTCCGCAGCCGTATTGGTTCCTCAAAGAACCGGGCTTTTTTGAAGAGATCGAAGTGCCGTACCTCGGCCGCGAGCGCGCCGAACAGGAATACCCGATGAAGAGCCTGATCAATGCCGGCGTCATCATGGCCTCTGGCAGCGACTACATCGTCACCCAAGAATTCAATCCGCTCCACGGCATTCAGCAAGGCGTCACTCGCATCGAAGAAGGGAAGACCGATTTCAAGGATATCGCCAATCCGAGCGAGCGTGCCACGCTGGCTGACATGATCGCCAGCTTCACGATTGACGGCGCGTATTCGACATATGTAGAGGATATCACCGGTTCGATTGAAGCGGGCAAAAGAGCGGACCTGGTCGTACTGGACAAGAACTTGTTCACGATCCCTGCTTCGGAAATCAACAAGACCGAGATTCTTTGGACCCTGTTTGAAGGAAAAGAAGTCTACCGGAGTGAAAACTTCAAGTAA
- a CDS encoding MFS transporter, whose product MDFSWKRNLIILWLGVFFCSSAYSISIPFLPIFLHTSLGVNDHLEAWAGISFGITFLASALISPYWGSLADKYGRKPMLIRSGYSLAVLYFLTYLVTDPYLFLLLRILQGLLAGFVPASIALVATNTPEKHVGYALGVMATAGATGGIIGPLVGGVVSHLWGNREAFLFSGIVVLVAAFIATFFVKETNLNRSGERSHVSEDIRLAMGNRPFVQLLGLAMIVTISVMLLEPLITVYVLELGATQQDASLSAGIIFSAVGIATVLAAPRWGSLGAKIGYTRVLFFGMLGGGIGNLLQVFFDDLYGFGILRFFYGLFFAAVYPALNAMIVKVTDADFRGRAFSLNQSSTQLATMIGPVLGGFLGGWIPIKLVFILNGVLLLVTAIWVKVKLPIPPVPGTQPVKESLNRSAG is encoded by the coding sequence ATGGACTTTTCCTGGAAACGTAACTTGATCATTCTCTGGCTCGGTGTCTTTTTTTGCAGCTCGGCGTATTCCATCTCCATTCCTTTTCTTCCGATCTTTCTCCACACCTCATTGGGCGTAAACGATCATTTGGAGGCGTGGGCCGGCATCTCCTTTGGCATCACTTTTTTAGCCAGCGCGCTGATCTCGCCCTACTGGGGATCGCTCGCCGACAAGTACGGCAGAAAGCCTATGCTCATTCGGTCGGGTTACAGCTTGGCCGTTTTGTATTTTTTGACCTATCTGGTCACAGACCCTTATTTGTTTCTGCTGCTCCGCATTCTGCAGGGTTTGCTCGCCGGGTTCGTGCCGGCCTCGATTGCCCTGGTCGCCACGAATACACCGGAGAAGCATGTCGGCTACGCTCTGGGCGTCATGGCTACTGCCGGAGCGACAGGCGGCATTATCGGTCCGCTTGTCGGCGGGGTGGTCAGCCATCTCTGGGGGAATCGGGAGGCCTTTCTCTTTTCCGGGATTGTCGTATTGGTCGCCGCATTTATTGCCACTTTTTTTGTCAAAGAAACCAATCTCAACCGGTCGGGTGAACGCTCGCATGTGTCGGAGGACATTCGCCTGGCGATGGGCAACCGCCCCTTCGTCCAACTGCTGGGTCTGGCCATGATCGTCACCATTTCCGTGATGCTGTTGGAACCTTTGATTACTGTCTATGTCTTGGAGCTCGGCGCCACGCAGCAGGACGCCTCGCTCAGCGCCGGCATTATCTTCTCCGCGGTTGGGATCGCTACGGTATTGGCGGCGCCGCGCTGGGGATCACTCGGCGCGAAAATCGGATACACCCGCGTGCTGTTCTTCGGGATGCTGGGCGGCGGCATCGGCAACCTGCTGCAAGTCTTTTTTGACGATCTCTACGGTTTCGGCATCTTGCGCTTCTTCTACGGCCTCTTTTTCGCTGCGGTCTATCCGGCTCTGAATGCGATGATCGTAAAAGTGACAGATGCCGACTTCCGCGGCAGGGCGTTTAGTCTGAATCAGTCGTCGACACAGCTGGCTACGATGATCGGACCCGTTTTGGGCGGCTTTTTAGGCGGCTGGATACCGATCAAGCTGGTCTTTATCCTAAACGGAGTCCTCTTGCTGGTTACAGCTATCTGGGTCAAGGTGAAGCTGCCGATCCCGCCGGTACCCGGTACGCAGCCGGTCAAAGAAAGCCTGAACCGGTCCGCGGGTTAA
- a CDS encoding response regulator transcription factor: MVTEDKQKTKKIRVLLVDDQTMIRQGLGYVIQMQPDMEVVGEAADGLEAIAAAAKCRPDVIMMDVQMPKCTGIEATREILKQFPHIKVLILTTFDIQNYVVDGIRAGAVGYMLKDADSQEMLELIRNAYDGAVLYHTGTAAKALAELLKNQRADEPAPGGQRHVLLEELTERELDVLQQLAFGFRNDQIAQNLFISEGTVKTHVHRILQKMGVEDRTQAVALALRHKLVK; the protein is encoded by the coding sequence ATGGTGACGGAAGATAAGCAAAAGACGAAAAAAATCAGGGTGCTGCTCGTAGATGATCAGACGATGATCCGCCAAGGCCTCGGCTACGTTATCCAGATGCAGCCGGATATGGAGGTCGTGGGCGAGGCGGCGGACGGACTGGAAGCGATCGCCGCCGCGGCCAAATGCCGGCCCGATGTGATCATGATGGATGTACAGATGCCGAAATGCACCGGCATTGAAGCGACGCGTGAAATTTTAAAACAATTTCCCCACATCAAGGTGCTCATTCTGACCACATTTGACATCCAGAACTACGTGGTGGACGGCATCAGGGCAGGCGCAGTGGGCTACATGCTGAAAGATGCCGACTCGCAGGAGATGCTGGAGCTGATCCGCAATGCCTATGACGGTGCTGTACTCTACCATACGGGCACGGCGGCAAAAGCCTTAGCGGAGTTGTTGAAAAACCAGCGTGCGGATGAGCCGGCTCCAGGCGGGCAGCGCCATGTGCTGTTGGAAGAGCTGACGGAGCGCGAGCTGGACGTGCTCCAGCAATTGGCCTTTGGCTTCCGGAACGACCAGATCGCACAGAATCTGTTCATCTCCGAAGGAACGGTAAAAACCCATGTGCACCGGATTTTACAGAAAATGGGTGTAGAAGACCGAACACAGGCCGTCGCTCTCGCTCTCCGCCATAAATTGGTGAAATAA
- a CDS encoding sensor histidine kinase has translation MFRRVWEVLKERFFTIWYLAIMVLILIPNSYITETSFQFAFSLLIIFCHFWLFWSPKHWWNPARVEIVTILLGLVTLLKGYVGGSESLGLMFPLAIFIGARMVNRRALVYAIGMGVFSLAVLLMDSENTISHLVPFVLTYVGCFIGAKGYRVQYEANAQTRLHLEQLQNTLAQLKEAHDELQEAAVHTMQVAVLEERTRIARDLHDQLGHSLTSLIVQLHALKFMLENGPQDAQQAVKNMLVVAKQSLDDIRGSVHTLATDQSSLGLAPLRAFLSQTEKNTGLRCELVADDPELVLTQSISISFYRILQEAVTNTLRHADATQLEVVVSRSDSHFYLTIRDDGALTPQNVITPGFGLSSMKERVQEQKGSISFAARDPHGFEIRVAIPYAGDCPEGDNHGDGR, from the coding sequence TTGTTCAGACGAGTGTGGGAGGTTCTCAAAGAACGGTTTTTTACCATCTGGTATCTGGCAATCATGGTGCTGATCCTGATCCCCAATTCGTACATCACCGAGACCTCTTTTCAATTTGCTTTTTCACTTCTGATTATTTTCTGCCATTTTTGGCTTTTCTGGTCGCCCAAGCACTGGTGGAATCCCGCCCGTGTCGAAATTGTCACGATCCTGCTCGGGCTGGTGACGCTGCTGAAGGGATATGTAGGCGGATCGGAAAGTCTGGGTCTGATGTTTCCGCTGGCGATTTTTATCGGAGCCCGAATGGTCAATCGACGTGCGCTGGTCTATGCCATCGGGATGGGAGTGTTCAGCCTTGCCGTGCTGCTGATGGACTCGGAAAACACCATCTCTCATCTGGTGCCGTTCGTGCTGACCTACGTCGGTTGTTTTATCGGAGCGAAAGGATATCGCGTGCAGTACGAAGCCAATGCCCAAACCCGCCTTCACCTGGAACAGCTGCAAAATACACTGGCGCAGTTAAAAGAAGCGCATGATGAACTGCAGGAAGCCGCTGTGCATACGATGCAGGTCGCCGTTTTGGAGGAGCGTACGAGAATCGCCCGCGACCTTCACGATCAGCTGGGACATTCCCTCACCTCTTTGATTGTGCAGCTGCATGCCTTGAAATTCATGCTCGAAAACGGGCCGCAAGATGCGCAGCAGGCTGTGAAAAACATGCTGGTTGTCGCCAAACAGAGCCTGGATGATATTCGCGGTTCGGTCCATACGCTGGCAACCGACCAGTCTTCTCTGGGGTTGGCTCCACTGCGTGCCTTTCTCTCCCAAACCGAAAAAAATACCGGACTGCGCTGCGAGTTGGTGGCGGATGATCCCGAGCTGGTTCTCACGCAATCCATCTCGATCTCTTTCTACCGGATCCTCCAGGAAGCGGTTACCAATACATTGCGGCATGCGGATGCCACCCAGCTGGAAGTCGTCGTCTCCCGCAGCGATTCTCATTTTTATCTGACAATCCGCGATGATGGCGCTCTTACACCGCAAAATGTCATTACACCCGGCTTCGGACTGTCCAGCATGAAGGAGCGCGTGCAGGAGCAAAAGGGCAGCATTTCGTTCGCGGCACGGGATCCGCATGGCTTTGAGATACGTGTGGCAATCCCGTATGCTGGCGATTGCCCGGAGGGGGATAATCATGGTGACGGAAGATAA
- a CDS encoding efflux RND transporter permease subunit — translation MNLSALSIKRPVTMIMLTLALIIFGFVSLPRLAIDLMPELDIPVAVVVTSVNGASPTEVENLVTKPLENALGTVADLDSISSVSMQGASQVILMFNWGTDLDQATLNMRDKVDQVRGILPDSANAPRVLRIDPNSQPIMSYALTGMEDVNQLRKIAEEVIQPRLERIDGVASAALSGGQDRVIDVVLDPAKIAAYGLTLEQIQQALSSNNLAGTAGAVREGESKINIRVEGEYADVQQIGLTPISVGAGSIRLKDIATIEDTVETITQLNYVNGEPSLGISITKASGGNTIEVADAVKKEMEKLKKDLPKNLVIKSTMDNSTYIKDSIYTTAEHALLGGGIGIILLFFFLGSFSSMLIATIVLPVSIIATFLLMYMTGQTINLISLSGLTLGLGSLIDFAVVILENIFRKREEGKSMMAAALEGSQEVGNAVMASALAQICVFLPIAMTEGIASELFGPLALTVVYSHIAALVFSLLLVPMMSSRILKRVPHHESLSGYRGVNPVKWFNIGFKKVENGYRGLLKWSLGHRKTVIISTIVMMVGSLGLVPMIGAEFIPAMDEGIVNVSIKMPNGTVLEETEKVAKEIEKIASEVPELDILTTSIGSSGSPIASTALSNRASLTLILIDVTERTRSANEIAIEMQKKLADIPGAEITVSATQGFSTGSPIDIRLSGDDLAVLQDIGSIIKEEIKSIPGTANVTTSMEETLQELQVTVDPEKASMYGLTTGQILSSVRTSFQGQTVTKYRTGDDEIDINIKLPEAYQEDINYLKNLRISAPGGVQVALSSVASIAKVDVPVNINRENLARQISITSDLAGRDLNSVIRDVQAKINKLSLPDGYKISFGGQSEDMAESFASLALAIILSIVLVYMVMAGQFESFYTPFIIMFSVPPTITGVLIGLLVTGTTISVTVLIGYILLIGLVVNNAIVLIDYVNQLRQRGRTLHDAILEAGPIRLRPILMTSMTTILAIGPLAFASGSGSETQAPMAITVIFGLSFSTLITLVLVPVVTTVFDDLGRKMRNRRSKRKAKKQAKKGIPAIES, via the coding sequence GTGAACCTGTCTGCACTATCTATCAAACGGCCTGTCACGATGATCATGCTTACTTTGGCATTGATTATTTTTGGCTTCGTGTCGTTGCCGCGCCTGGCGATTGACCTGATGCCCGAACTGGACATCCCGGTAGCTGTCGTCGTTACCAGTGTAAATGGCGCATCGCCAACCGAAGTAGAAAATCTGGTCACCAAGCCGCTCGAAAATGCGCTCGGTACGGTAGCCGATCTCGACAGCATCTCCTCCGTATCGATGCAGGGGGCCTCACAGGTCATCCTGATGTTCAACTGGGGAACCGATCTGGATCAGGCTACTCTCAATATGCGAGATAAAGTAGACCAAGTGCGGGGCATCCTGCCAGACTCGGCGAATGCGCCGCGCGTTCTGCGAATCGACCCGAACAGCCAGCCGATTATGAGCTACGCGCTGACGGGGATGGAGGATGTCAACCAGCTGAGAAAAATCGCCGAAGAGGTCATCCAGCCGCGGCTGGAGCGTATCGACGGCGTCGCATCAGCTGCCCTGTCCGGCGGTCAGGACCGCGTCATCGACGTCGTGCTTGACCCGGCAAAAATCGCCGCTTATGGCCTGACGCTGGAGCAGATCCAGCAAGCGCTCAGCAGCAATAACCTCGCAGGTACGGCAGGGGCCGTGCGCGAAGGGGAGAGCAAGATCAATATCCGCGTAGAGGGTGAATACGCAGATGTCCAACAGATTGGCTTGACGCCGATCTCTGTTGGGGCCGGCTCGATCCGCCTGAAGGATATCGCCACCATCGAAGATACCGTCGAAACCATTACCCAGCTGAACTACGTTAACGGAGAGCCGAGCCTTGGCATTTCCATTACAAAAGCTTCTGGGGGCAACACGATCGAAGTCGCAGACGCCGTCAAGAAGGAAATGGAAAAGCTGAAGAAGGACTTGCCCAAAAACCTGGTGATCAAGTCCACGATGGATAACTCCACCTACATCAAGGACTCCATCTATACCACGGCAGAGCATGCGCTCTTGGGCGGAGGAATCGGGATTATTCTCCTGTTCTTCTTCCTCGGCAGCTTCTCGTCGATGCTGATCGCTACGATCGTACTGCCCGTCTCGATTATTGCAACTTTTCTATTGATGTACATGACCGGCCAGACGATCAACCTGATCTCGCTGTCCGGCTTGACACTCGGCCTCGGCTCTCTGATTGACTTCGCTGTCGTAATTCTGGAAAATATTTTCCGGAAGCGCGAAGAAGGCAAGAGCATGATGGCCGCAGCATTGGAAGGTTCCCAAGAAGTGGGCAATGCCGTCATGGCATCCGCCCTGGCACAGATTTGCGTATTCCTGCCGATTGCCATGACGGAAGGTATCGCCTCCGAATTGTTTGGACCCTTGGCTTTGACCGTTGTGTACTCTCACATCGCCGCCCTGGTATTCTCGCTCCTCTTGGTGCCGATGATGAGCTCGCGCATCCTGAAGCGTGTGCCGCATCATGAGAGTCTCTCCGGCTATCGCGGGGTGAACCCGGTCAAATGGTTCAACATCGGATTTAAAAAAGTGGAAAATGGATACCGCGGCCTGCTGAAGTGGTCGCTGGGCCATCGAAAAACGGTGATCATCTCTACAATCGTGATGATGGTCGGCTCGCTCGGACTGGTGCCGATGATCGGCGCGGAGTTTATTCCCGCCATGGATGAGGGGATCGTCAACGTCTCTATCAAAATGCCGAATGGCACCGTGCTGGAAGAGACAGAGAAGGTAGCCAAAGAGATTGAAAAAATCGCATCCGAAGTGCCGGAACTGGATATCCTCACTACCTCGATAGGCAGCAGCGGTTCGCCGATTGCGTCTACGGCACTATCCAACCGCGCATCTCTTACGCTCATCCTCATCGATGTTACAGAGCGGACTCGCTCTGCGAACGAGATTGCGATCGAGATGCAGAAAAAGTTGGCTGACATTCCAGGCGCTGAGATTACGGTGAGCGCAACCCAGGGCTTCTCCACAGGCTCCCCCATCGATATCCGTCTCAGCGGTGATGATCTTGCCGTTCTGCAGGATATCGGCAGCATTATAAAGGAAGAAATCAAGAGCATCCCGGGTACGGCGAACGTAACGACAAGCATGGAAGAGACGCTGCAAGAGCTGCAGGTTACCGTAGACCCGGAAAAAGCGAGCATGTACGGGCTGACCACCGGACAAATATTGTCCAGCGTCCGCACGTCCTTCCAGGGTCAGACGGTGACCAAATACCGTACCGGCGATGATGAGATCGACATCAATATCAAACTGCCGGAAGCGTATCAGGAAGATATCAACTATTTGAAAAACCTGCGCATTTCCGCACCGGGTGGCGTCCAAGTCGCGCTTTCCTCGGTGGCAAGCATTGCCAAAGTCGATGTTCCGGTCAACATCAACCGTGAAAATCTGGCGAGACAAATCTCGATTACCAGCGATCTGGCCGGACGCGATCTGAACTCGGTCATTCGGGATGTACAGGCGAAGATCAACAAGCTCTCTCTGCCAGATGGCTACAAAATCAGTTTTGGCGGCCAATCGGAGGATATGGCGGAGTCCTTTGCCAGCCTGGCTCTGGCGATCATTTTGTCGATCGTCCTCGTCTACATGGTCATGGCGGGCCAATTTGAATCGTTCTACACGCCGTTTATCATCATGTTCTCGGTACCGCCTACCATAACCGGGGTTCTGATCGGATTGCTGGTGACGGGAACGACGATCAGTGTTACCGTATTGATCGGGTATATTCTCTTGATCGGTCTCGTCGTAAACAATGCGATCGTGCTGATCGACTACGTGAACCAGCTCCGTCAGCGCGGACGCACGCTGCATGATGCGATTCTGGAAGCGGGTCCGATTCGTCTTCGTCCGATTCTGATGACCTCGATGACCACGATTCTGGCGATTGGCCCGCTCGCCTTTGCATCCGGTTCGGGAAGTGAGACGCAGGCTCCGATGGCCATTACCGTCATCTTTGGTCTCAGTTTCTCCACCTTGATTACGTTGGTTCTGGTGCCTGTCGTCACAACCGTGTTCGATGATTTAGGCAGAAAAATGCGCAACAGACGAAGCAAGAGAAAAGCGAAGAAGCAAGCAAAAAAAGGCATTCCTGCCATCGAATCATAA